The Desulfitobacterium chlororespirans DSM 11544 sequence CTGAGCAAAGACATCAAGACCAGCTGCATAAATCTGCTGCTGGGCTAAAGCTTCATAGAGATCTTCTTCATTCACTATGCCTCCCCGGGCCGTATTGATCAATATCGAGGTAGGCTTCATGAGCTCCAATTCCCTTTTGCCGATTAAATTCCGGGTCTCAGGAGAATAGGGAGTCAAAATACAGACAAAATCCGCTTCCTGCAATAATTCGTCCAGTGAACGGTATTCAATCCCCAGGCTTTCTTCCAGCTCCGGCTTGGGGGTCCGGTTATAATAGATGATCTTCATGTCAAAGCCTTTCGCTCTCTTGACTAAAGCCTCGCCGATTCTCCCCATGCCTACTATCCCTAAAGTGGCACCAAAAATATCCTGACCGGCTAAAAGCATGGGGGACCATGTCTTCCAGTGACCTTGACGAAGATATTGGGAAGACTCCTCCATACGACGGGCGGTCATCATCAGCAAGGCAAAGGTAAGATCTGCCGTCGTTTCCGTCAGCACTCCCGGGGTGTTCGTCACTAAAATATTGCGCTGTGTTGCCGCTTCGATATCGATATTATTGTAGCCTACCGCCATATTGCTGA is a genomic window containing:
- a CDS encoding 2-hydroxyacid dehydrogenase, which encodes MNRGIILKPRVFITRKIPEDILTLIEEVCEVKVWPEEDTPIPRSVLEQEIREVDGLYCLLTETIDASLLDLGKNLKVVSNMAVGYNNIDIEAATQRNILVTNTPGVLTETTADLTFALLMMTARRMEESSQYLRQGHWKTWSPMLLAGQDIFGATLGIVGMGRIGEALVKRAKGFDMKIIYYNRTPKPELEESLGIEYRSLDELLQEADFVCILTPYSPETRNLIGKRELELMKPTSILINTARGGIVNEEDLYEALAQQQIYAAGLDVFAQEPLPTDHPLLTLTNCVALPHIGSATVKTRREMARLAAQNLLASLQGQRPPHCVNPSVLTPKL